TGATCAACGCCAAAACCCCCACCCAGGCCCTCCCCAAGGGGGAGGGCGCCTTCTTATTTCGCAACCGAACCGAAGGCTTTTACTGCCACGAAGAAGTCAAAAACCACGAGCCACCGGCTACAAGCTACAAGCCATTCTTCAACCACGTACCACGTACCACGCACCACGTACTGCGTACCGCCCATCAAGCCCTTGACAACAAGACCCACCTTGAATAATATTGCAAACCATGAAGTACCGGGAGGCCAAAAAACTGTACGCCGGAGGAGCGGGCTAGTCTAGCGCGCGCCACGCCTCCGGCCTGCAAACGTTTGCAGGCCGGTTCTTTTTTAGCCGGGAGGTGACGGGATGATCGAGCAGGAACGAAAGTGGGCCATCATCGACTCCACGCTGCGCGAAGGAGAGCAGTTCGAGCGGGCGCATTTCAGCACCGACGACAAGGTGGAGATCGCCAAAGCGCTCGACGCCTTCGGGATCGAGTACCTGGAGGTGACCACCCCGGTGGCCTCGCCCCAATCGGCCCGCGACGCCCGGGCGGTGGCCGGCCTGGGCCTCTCCACGAAGGTCATCACCCACATCCAGACCCGCAAGGACGCCGCCGAGGCGGCGCTGGAAACCGGCGTCCAGGGCATCGACCTGCTCTTCGGCACCAGCAAGTACCTGCGCGCCGCCCACGGCCGCGACGTGCCGCGGATCATCGAGGAGGCGCTCGAGGTCATCACCTTCATTCGCGAACAGGCGCCCGGGGTGGAAGTGCGCTTCTCCGCCGAGGACACCTTCCGCTCCGACGAGCACGATCTGTTGGAGATCTACCGCGCGGTCGCGCCCTACGTGGACCGGGTGGGGCTGGCCGACACCGTCGGCGTGGCCACACCCCGCCAGGTCTACACCCTGGTCCGCGAGGTGCGCCGGGCCATCGGTCCCGAGGTGGACATCGAGTTCCACGGCCACAACGACACCGGCGGCGCCATCGCCAACGCCTTCGAAGCCCTCGAGGCCGGGGCCACCCACGTGGACACGACGATCCTGGGCATCGGCGAGCGCAACGGCATCACCCCGCTGGGCGGTTTCCTGGCGCGGATGTACACCGTCCAGCCCGACTACGTGCGGAGCAAGTACCGCCTGGAGATGCTGCCCGAGCTCGACCGCATGATCGCCCGCATGGTGGGGGTGGAGATCCCCTTCAACAACTACATCACCGGGGCCACGGCCTTCAGCCACAAGGCGGGCATGCACCTGAAGGCCATCTACCTCAACCCCGAGTCCTACGAGGCCTACAACCCCGAGGTCTTCGGGGTGAGCCGCAAGCTGATCGTGGCCAGCCGCCTCACCGGCCGCGCCGCCATCAAGAAGCGGGCCGAGGAGCTGGGGCTCTCCTTCGGCGAGGAGGAACTGCACCGGCTCACCCACCGCATCAAGGAGCTGGCCGACCGCGGGCAGCTTACGCTGGAAGAGCTGGACGGGATCTTGCGGGAGTGGGTGATGGCATGAGCGCCGCAAAGCGTCGCGGATGTGGGAGGTGGGATGTGGGCGGTAGGCGCGCCGCTCATGTTTCCCCACATCCCACCTCCTACCTCCTACTTCCCAACCGGAGGTTGTCGTGACCCTCGCCCAGGCCATCCTTTCGCACAAGGTCGGGCGGCCGGTGCGGCCCGGGGAGCTGGTGGTGGTGGAGGTCGATCACGCGATGACGATCGACTCGATCGTGCCCACCGTCATCGACCGGCTGGAAGAGCTGGGCGCCCGGCCGCGCCACCCCGAGCGGGTCTCGCTGGTCTACGACCACGTGGCCCCGGCGGCCAACGTGAACGTGGCTGAGGCGCAGAAGCGCGGCCGCGCGTGGGCGCGGCGCACCGGCGTCAACTTCTACGAGGTCGGCCGCGGCGTCTGCCACCAGGTGCTGATCGAAGAAGGCGTGGCCCGGCCGGGGGCGCTGATCGTGGGTTCCGACTCGCACTCGACCAGCTACGGCGGCGTCGGCGCCTTCGGCACCGGCATGGGGGCGACCGACATCGCCCTGGCCATCGCCAGCGGCAAGACCTGGCTGCGGGTGCCCGAGTCGGTCAAGGTCACCTTCCGCGGCCGGCCGCGGCCGGGGGTGAGCGCCAAGGACGCGGCGCTGGAGATGGTGGGCCGACTGGGGGCCGACGGGGCAACCTACATGGCCGTCGAGATCCACCTGGAAGGCGGCGCCGAGGAGGCCTTCGGGCGTAGCGAGCGGGTGACGCTGGCCAACCTGGCCATGGAGGCCGGGGCCAAGGCCGGGATCGTGGCGCCCTCGGGCGAGATTCTGGACCTTTACGAGGTGCCGGACTGGCTGCGGGCGGGCCAGGACGCGGTCTACGCCCGCAAGCTGGAGATCGACCTGACGGCGCTCGCGCCGCGGCTAGCCGCGCCCTTCTACGTGGACAACGTGCATGGCCTTGGCGACTACGCCGGGGCGGAGGTGGACTTCGTCTTCGTGGGCACCTGCACCAACGGCCGCATCGAGGATCTGCGGGCGGCGGCGGAGGTGCTGCGCGGGCGGCGGGTGGCGCCGGGGACGCGGATGCTGGTGGTGCCGGCCTCGAGCCGGGTGCTGCAGCGGGCGATGGAAGAAGGCGTGTTGCAAACCCTGATCGAGGCCGGGGCGACGATCGGCACCCCCGGCTGCGGCCCCTGCATGGGCCGGCACATGGGGGTGGCCGCCAGCGGCGAGCGGGTGGTCTCGACCGCCAACCGCAACTTCAAGGGGCGGATGGGCGCGGCCGACGCCGAGGTCTTTCTGGCGAGCCCTCGCACCGCGGCGCTGGCGGCGGTGCTGGGCCGCATTCCCGACGAAGAGGAGGTTGCCGGATGAATCCCACACCCCACGCCCCACATCCCACCTCCCGAATCTGGCTTTTCGGCGACGACGTCAACACCGACGACGTGCTCCCCGGCAAGTACGCCCCCTTCATGGTGGGGGAGGACGTCTTCCAGAACTACGCCTTCGCCCACCTGCGCCCCGAGTTCGCCCGCGAGTACCGGCCGGGCGACCTGATCGTGGCGGGGCGCAACCTGGGGCTGGGCTCGAGCCGCGAGTACGCCCCCGAAGCGCTGAAAAAGCTGGGGGTGCGCGCCATCGTGGCGAAGAGCTACGCCCGCATCTTCTACCGCAACCTGGTCAATCTGGGCATCGTGCCCTTCATCTCGGAGGAGGTGGTGAACGCAGCAAAAGACGGCGACGAGGTACGTTACGACATCCGCACCGGCACCCTGGAGCTCAGGGGGCGCACCTACCGGCTCGAGCCCCCGCCGGCCTTCCTGCTGGCGGCGCTCGAGGAAGGGTCCGTGCTCGAGTACTTCAAGAAGCACGGCGACTTCCCGGGGGTAGAGTGAGGCATGGAAGCCCTGAGCGTGGAATGCCCGGTGTGCAACGAACCCCT
This genomic stretch from Oceanithermus profundus DSM 14977 harbors:
- the lysS gene encoding homocitrate synthase, with product MIEQERKWAIIDSTLREGEQFERAHFSTDDKVEIAKALDAFGIEYLEVTTPVASPQSARDARAVAGLGLSTKVITHIQTRKDAAEAALETGVQGIDLLFGTSKYLRAAHGRDVPRIIEEALEVITFIREQAPGVEVRFSAEDTFRSDEHDLLEIYRAVAPYVDRVGLADTVGVATPRQVYTLVREVRRAIGPEVDIEFHGHNDTGGAIANAFEALEAGATHVDTTILGIGERNGITPLGGFLARMYTVQPDYVRSKYRLEMLPELDRMIARMVGVEIPFNNYITGATAFSHKAGMHLKAIYLNPESYEAYNPEVFGVSRKLIVASRLTGRAAIKKRAEELGLSFGEEELHRLTHRIKELADRGQLTLEELDGILREWVMA
- a CDS encoding 3-isopropylmalate dehydratase large subunit, whose protein sequence is MTLAQAILSHKVGRPVRPGELVVVEVDHAMTIDSIVPTVIDRLEELGARPRHPERVSLVYDHVAPAANVNVAEAQKRGRAWARRTGVNFYEVGRGVCHQVLIEEGVARPGALIVGSDSHSTSYGGVGAFGTGMGATDIALAIASGKTWLRVPESVKVTFRGRPRPGVSAKDAALEMVGRLGADGATYMAVEIHLEGGAEEAFGRSERVTLANLAMEAGAKAGIVAPSGEILDLYEVPDWLRAGQDAVYARKLEIDLTALAPRLAAPFYVDNVHGLGDYAGAEVDFVFVGTCTNGRIEDLRAAAEVLRGRRVAPGTRMLVVPASSRVLQRAMEEGVLQTLIEAGATIGTPGCGPCMGRHMGVAASGERVVSTANRNFKGRMGAADAEVFLASPRTAALAAVLGRIPDEEEVAG
- a CDS encoding 3-isopropylmalate dehydratase small subunit (catalyzes the formation of homoisocitrate from cis-homoaconitate), with translation MNPTPHAPHPTSRIWLFGDDVNTDDVLPGKYAPFMVGEDVFQNYAFAHLRPEFAREYRPGDLIVAGRNLGLGSSREYAPEALKKLGVRAIVAKSYARIFYRNLVNLGIVPFISEEVVNAAKDGDEVRYDIRTGTLELRGRTYRLEPPPAFLLAALEEGSVLEYFKKHGDFPGVE